A window of Mycolicibacterium holsaticum DSM 44478 = JCM 12374 genomic DNA:
GGCATCGGCACCACCGTGACCCGCATGGCCGCGCAGGCCGGCGCCACCGTGGTGGCGGTCAGCCGGTCGAAGGAGAACCTCGACGAACACGTCGCACCGCTGGCCGCACAGGGGCTGGCGGTGGTGCCGGTGGCCGCCGACGCCTCCACCGACGAGGGCATCGCGACCGTGATGGACCAGGCCCGGCGCGCCGACGGCGAGCTGTACGGGCTGGTGAACATCGCCGGCGGCGCCGCGCCTGCCACCTGGATGCCCGCCACCCGGGTGACCCGAACCGACTGGCGGGATCTGTTCACCGCCAACCTCGAGACGGCCTTCTTCATGAGCCAGGCGGTGGCCGCCGAGATTCGGCAGCAGGGCAACCCCGGTTCGATCGTGTCGTTGTCGTCGATCAGCGGGATGAACACCGCGCCGTTCCATATCGCCTACGGCACCGCCAAGGCCGCGGTCGCCGCGATGACGCGCACGATGGCCGCCGAGTTGGCCCTGGCCGACATCCGCGTCAACGCCGTCGCACCGGGCGTGACGGAAACCGCCGCGTCACGCACGTACGTCGACGACGACCCCGACCGCGACCGCCGCGCGATCGCGATGGGCCGGCGCGGCCGCCCGGAGGAACAGGCCGGCGCGATCCTGTTTCTGCTGTCCGATCTGTCGAGTTACATCACCGGGCAGACGTTGCTCGTCGACGGCGGGCTGAACCTCAAGTGGACCCATTTGGACGCCGACAATACGTCGCTGTTCCTCAAAGACGAATCCTTCCGCGCCGAGATCAAGCGGTTTTAGGAGAACCCATGACAGACCTAGAAGCCCAAGTCGCCGAGGAGCTTTCCGAGCCGATGACGATCGGTGTGGAGGCCTACACCTCCGAGGCCTATGCCCGTGCCGAACGCGACAAGCTGTGGCGCAAGGTCTGGCAGCAGGTCGGCCGGGTCGAGGAGCTACCGGAGGTCGGCAGCTATCTGACCTACGACATCCTCGACGACTCGATCATCATCGTGCGAACGGGCGCGCACACCTTCAAGGCGCATCACAACGTCTGCATGCACCGCGGCCGCCGTCTCGTCGACACCCCCGACGGCGCGAAGAACGCCTGCGATCGGGCCCGTAAGTCGTTCGTGTGCGGATTCCACGGCTGGACATACGCTCTCGACGGCACGTGTACGCACATCCGGGAACAGGACGACTGGAAGGGTGCGCTGACGCCGGAGAACACCCATCTGGCTCCCGTTCAGGTGGACACCTGGGGCGGTTGGTTGTTCATCAACATGGACCCGACGTGTGAGTCGCTTGGCGACTACCTGTTCCCGGCGGCGAAGATACTCGATCCGTTCGGGCTGGAGAACATGCGCTACAAGTGGCGCAAATGGCTGTACTTCGACTGTAACTGGAAGGTCGCGCTGGAGGCCTTCAACGAGACCTACCACGTGTTCACC
This region includes:
- a CDS encoding SDR family NAD(P)-dependent oxidoreductase, with the translated sequence MSELLRLDGRIVVVSGAGGGGIGTTVTRMAAQAGATVVAVSRSKENLDEHVAPLAAQGLAVVPVAADASTDEGIATVMDQARRADGELYGLVNIAGGAAPATWMPATRVTRTDWRDLFTANLETAFFMSQAVAAEIRQQGNPGSIVSLSSISGMNTAPFHIAYGTAKAAVAAMTRTMAAELALADIRVNAVAPGVTETAASRTYVDDDPDRDRRAIAMGRRGRPEEQAGAILFLLSDLSSYITGQTLLVDGGLNLKWTHLDADNTSLFLKDESFRAEIKRF